From one Mycolicibacterium sp. HK-90 genomic stretch:
- a CDS encoding DUF5709 domain-containing protein, which translates to MSTDGYSVDDDNQLTQEDTLIDRGVDDLLDEGYSPPDRWREPRDHESLDDQLAEEEPDPAMQLDDTDYPDEQAGDDEVGDRRSGRLVAPDAGFGMDEEAELLGTDVGIDGGAASAEEAAVHIIEE; encoded by the coding sequence ATGAGTACTGACGGGTACAGCGTCGACGACGACAACCAGTTGACTCAGGAAGACACTCTGATCGATCGGGGTGTCGATGATCTGCTCGACGAGGGGTACTCGCCGCCGGACCGCTGGCGGGAACCGCGCGATCACGAAAGCCTCGATGACCAGCTGGCCGAGGAAGAACCGGACCCAGCGATGCAGCTCGACGACACCGATTACCCCGACGAACAGGCCGGCGACGACGAGGTCGGAGACCGCCGGTCGGGCCGGCTGGTTGCCCCCGACGCGGGTTTCGGTATGGACGAGGAGGCCGAGCTGCTCGGCACCGATGTCGGCATCGACGGTGGCGCGGCGTCTGCGGAAGAAGCCGCGGTCCACATCATCGAGGAATAG
- a CDS encoding acyl-CoA dehydrogenase family protein, whose translation MAFDITPTAAQHDLARRTHEFAEQIVRPVAADYDQRQEFPWPVLEEAATQGFYSPLFYRDLIGDPTGLSLPMFMEELFWGCAGIGLAIVMPALALSAIGQAATAEQMLQWAPECFGAPGDLKLAALAISEPEGGSDVRNLRTYAVRNGSGPNADWIITGHKMWIGNGGIANVHVVNAVVDKELGHKGQALFIVEGGAPGLEMVRKLDKLGCRASHTAELKFDDVRVPAANLLGGPEKLERKLARAREVVEGARNSGSATLGTFEQTRPMVAAQALGIARAAMEYATEYANRRVAFGGPIIDNQGIAFPLADLATQIDAARLLTWRASWMAATGVPFDRGEGSMSKLAASEVAVRTTERAIQTMGGWGYVTDHPVEKWYRDAKLYTIFEGTSEIQRIVIAHALGAADGKPPLHVDLEPSGGPLNRWFGRGTPLRTQAANAALSAKDRLPEPVMRLAMKALRPPRR comes from the coding sequence GTGGCCTTCGACATCACGCCTACCGCGGCCCAGCATGACCTGGCCCGCCGGACACACGAATTCGCCGAGCAGATTGTCCGGCCCGTCGCGGCAGACTACGACCAGCGCCAAGAATTTCCATGGCCGGTGCTGGAAGAAGCGGCCACCCAGGGCTTCTACAGTCCGCTGTTCTATCGCGACCTGATCGGTGATCCGACGGGGCTGTCGCTGCCGATGTTCATGGAAGAGCTCTTCTGGGGTTGCGCCGGGATCGGCCTGGCCATCGTCATGCCGGCGCTGGCACTGTCAGCGATCGGCCAAGCCGCCACGGCAGAGCAGATGCTGCAGTGGGCGCCTGAATGCTTCGGGGCACCGGGCGATCTCAAACTCGCGGCGCTGGCGATCTCCGAGCCCGAGGGCGGGAGCGACGTACGCAACCTCCGCACCTACGCGGTGCGCAATGGCTCCGGGCCGAACGCCGACTGGATCATCACCGGCCACAAGATGTGGATCGGCAACGGCGGCATCGCCAACGTGCACGTGGTCAATGCGGTCGTCGACAAGGAGCTCGGGCACAAAGGGCAGGCGCTGTTCATCGTGGAGGGCGGCGCTCCAGGCCTGGAAATGGTACGCAAACTCGACAAGCTGGGCTGTCGTGCCTCACATACGGCCGAACTGAAATTCGACGACGTACGAGTTCCTGCCGCCAATCTTCTCGGCGGTCCCGAGAAACTCGAGCGCAAGCTGGCGCGGGCCCGCGAGGTAGTCGAGGGCGCCAGGAATTCCGGCTCCGCCACGCTGGGAACCTTCGAGCAGACTAGGCCGATGGTGGCCGCTCAGGCTCTCGGAATCGCCCGGGCAGCAATGGAATACGCGACAGAGTATGCGAACCGCCGGGTGGCCTTCGGCGGACCGATCATCGACAACCAGGGCATCGCCTTTCCGCTCGCCGACCTTGCTACGCAGATCGATGCGGCGCGCCTGCTGACCTGGCGCGCTTCCTGGATGGCGGCCACCGGCGTGCCATTCGACCGGGGCGAGGGTTCGATGTCGAAGCTGGCCGCCAGCGAGGTGGCGGTGAGGACCACGGAACGGGCCATCCAGACGATGGGCGGCTGGGGGTACGTCACCGATCATCCTGTCGAGAAGTGGTACCGGGACGCCAAGCTGTACACCATCTTCGAGGGCACCAGCGAGATCCAGCGCATCGTCATCGCGCACGCGCTCGGCGCCGCCGACGGCAAGCCGCCGCTACACGTCGACCTCGAGCCCTCCGGTGGCCCGTTGAACCGGTGGTTCGGCCGGGGCACCCCGCTGCGGACCCAGGCGGCCAACGCGGCGCTCTCCGCCAAAGACCGTCTGCCCGAACCGGTGATGCGGTTGGCCATGAAGGCCCTACGTCCACCCCGCAGGTGA
- a CDS encoding glyoxalase produces MTVTVDAIDVADPPEAWAPAGFSVDSDGTEDPICRVGGVRIRLVGRGQGTGILGWSLRGLPSDGAVDDLDGIPTRRSERATTEPATHPNGVVAIDHVVLMSPDLDRTVTSMAAIGVAPRRERDGELGGRRIRQIFFRLGEVILEVVGSPESMSDGPSTLWGITYVTTDLDATARFFGDHTGPVKDAVQPGRRITTLRHRDPGMSVPTAVISATPRR; encoded by the coding sequence ATGACCGTCACCGTCGACGCGATCGACGTCGCAGATCCACCGGAGGCCTGGGCGCCGGCCGGGTTCAGTGTCGATTCTGATGGCACCGAGGATCCAATATGCCGGGTCGGGGGTGTGCGGATCCGACTGGTCGGGCGCGGCCAGGGCACCGGCATTCTCGGATGGTCGTTGCGCGGACTGCCGTCAGACGGTGCCGTCGATGACCTCGACGGCATCCCGACGAGGCGCTCCGAACGGGCAACCACCGAGCCGGCCACCCATCCCAACGGCGTCGTCGCGATCGACCATGTCGTACTGATGTCGCCCGACCTGGACCGCACGGTCACATCGATGGCCGCGATCGGGGTGGCCCCACGCCGGGAGCGGGACGGCGAACTCGGCGGCCGGCGGATCCGTCAGATCTTCTTCCGGCTCGGCGAGGTGATCCTCGAGGTCGTCGGATCACCAGAGTCGATGAGCGACGGTCCCTCGACGCTCTGGGGAATCACCTACGTCACGACCGACCTCGACGCGACGGCACGCTTCTTCGGCGACCACACCGGCCCGGTCAAGGACGCAGTGCAGCCCGGCCGCCGGATCACCACACTGCGGCACCGCGACCCCGGCATGAGTGTTCCCACAGCGGTGATCTCGGCGACTCCCCGTCGTTGA
- a CDS encoding helix-hairpin-helix domain-containing protein — protein sequence MTDPADRGPLFDGIRIGRPATGALIDAGYRTLADLPADLDELLALHGVGPRAVRLLAEAQEK from the coding sequence GTGACCGATCCCGCGGACCGAGGACCGCTGTTCGACGGAATCCGGATCGGCCGGCCCGCGACCGGCGCGCTCATCGACGCCGGGTACCGGACCCTCGCGGATCTGCCCGCAGATCTCGATGAACTTCTCGCTCTTCACGGCGTCGGCCCGAGAGCGGTACGCCTTCTCGCCGAGGCACAGGAGAAATGA
- the rnhA gene encoding ribonuclease HI, with product MDSNVVIIHTDGGCRPNPGPGGWGAVLRHGTHVREMYGGEAGSTSNNRMELTAPIMALEALTRPVVVHLHTDSTYVRNGITKWVLGWERNGWLTAAKQPVKNVDLWQRLQAACSQHQVEWFWVKGHSGIADNELADELATRGLREAVEGSRDLVP from the coding sequence ATGGACAGCAACGTCGTGATCATCCACACCGATGGCGGGTGCCGCCCGAACCCCGGCCCCGGCGGCTGGGGCGCGGTGCTGCGCCACGGTACGCACGTCCGGGAGATGTACGGCGGGGAGGCCGGGTCCACCAGCAACAACCGGATGGAGCTGACCGCACCCATCATGGCGCTCGAGGCGCTCACCCGGCCCGTCGTGGTGCACCTCCACACCGACAGCACCTATGTCCGCAACGGCATCACCAAATGGGTGCTCGGCTGGGAGCGCAACGGTTGGCTGACCGCCGCCAAGCAGCCGGTGAAGAACGTCGATCTGTGGCAGCGACTGCAGGCAGCCTGCTCGCAGCACCAGGTCGAGTGGTTCTGGGTGAAGGGGCACTCCGGTATCGCCGACAACGAGTTGGCCGACGAGCTCGCGACGCGGGGCCTACGGGAAGCGGTCGAGGGTTCCCGCGACCTAGTTCCCTGA
- a CDS encoding ATP-dependent DNA ligase, giving the protein MERYERVRLTNPDKVLYPASGTTKAEVFDYYLSIAEVMVAHIAGRPVTRKRWPNGVEQASFFEKQLASSAPSWLERGTIVHKSGTTTYPIVNTREGLAWIAQQAALEVHVPQWRFTSDGGQGPATRIVFDLDPGEGVTMPQLCEVAGAVRELMSDIGLTTYPLTSGSKGLHLYVPLADPISSRGASVLAKRVAVQLEQSMPKLVTATMTRSVRAQKVFLDWSQNNGAKTTIAPYSLRGREYPTVAAPRTWDEIADPDLRHLRFDEVLQRVSDDGDLLAGLDEDAPRPDKLTTYRSMRDAAKTPEPVPQDVPTTGNNDRFVIQEHHARRLHYDLRLERDGVLVSWAVPKNLPETTAVNHLAVHTEDHPIEYLAFHGDIPKGEYGAGKMVIWDTGTYDAEKFRVTDNAEDKNGEVIFTLRGNRIDGRYALIQTEGKNWLAHRMKDQKSATPEPQDFAPMLATEGSVDKLKATQWAFEGKWDGYRVLVEADHGRLQLRSRRGRDVTGEYPQLRALAADLADHHVVLDGEAVALDESGVPSFGEMQNRARSTRVEYWAFDILWLDGRSLLRAKYSDRRKVLEALAAGGGLIVPAPLPGDGPEAMEHARRQRFEGVIAKKRDSTYQPGRRSASWIKDKIWNTQEAVIGGWRQGEGGRSSGIGALLLGVPGPDGLQFAGRVGTGFTEKELTKLKGMLAPLHTDESPFDKPLPKLDAKGVTFVRPELVGEVRYSERTSDHRLRQPSWRGLRPDKTPDEVVWESGN; this is encoded by the coding sequence ATGGAGCGCTATGAGCGGGTTCGGCTGACGAACCCTGACAAGGTGCTCTATCCCGCGTCCGGCACCACCAAGGCCGAGGTGTTCGACTACTACCTGAGCATCGCCGAGGTCATGGTGGCGCACATCGCCGGCCGCCCGGTCACCCGCAAACGCTGGCCCAACGGGGTCGAACAGGCGTCGTTCTTCGAAAAGCAGCTGGCGTCGTCGGCGCCGAGCTGGCTGGAGCGCGGCACCATCGTGCACAAGTCCGGGACCACCACCTACCCGATCGTCAACACCCGGGAGGGGCTGGCCTGGATCGCCCAGCAGGCCGCACTCGAAGTCCATGTGCCGCAATGGCGTTTCACCTCCGACGGTGGACAGGGCCCGGCCACCCGGATCGTGTTCGACCTCGATCCGGGCGAGGGCGTCACCATGCCGCAGTTGTGCGAGGTAGCCGGGGCGGTGCGTGAGCTGATGAGCGACATCGGGCTGACGACGTATCCGCTCACCAGCGGCAGCAAGGGCCTGCATCTGTACGTGCCACTGGCCGACCCGATCAGTTCCCGGGGCGCCTCGGTACTGGCCAAACGGGTGGCCGTGCAGTTGGAACAGTCGATGCCCAAGTTGGTCACCGCCACGATGACCCGCAGCGTCCGGGCCCAGAAGGTGTTCCTGGACTGGAGTCAGAACAACGGGGCCAAGACCACGATCGCGCCCTACTCGCTACGCGGCCGGGAGTATCCGACCGTCGCGGCGCCCCGCACGTGGGACGAGATCGCCGATCCGGACCTGCGCCACCTGCGTTTCGATGAAGTACTGCAACGGGTTTCCGACGACGGCGATCTGCTTGCCGGGCTCGATGAGGACGCGCCGCGGCCCGACAAGCTCACCACCTATCGCAGCATGCGTGATGCGGCCAAGACGCCAGAGCCCGTGCCCCAGGACGTTCCGACGACCGGCAACAACGACCGGTTCGTGATTCAGGAACATCACGCACGGCGATTGCACTACGACCTGCGGCTGGAACGCGATGGGGTGCTCGTCAGCTGGGCGGTGCCCAAGAACCTGCCCGAGACCACCGCGGTGAATCACCTTGCGGTGCATACCGAAGACCACCCGATCGAGTACCTGGCCTTCCACGGCGACATCCCCAAGGGGGAGTACGGCGCCGGGAAGATGGTCATCTGGGACACCGGAACCTACGATGCCGAGAAGTTCCGGGTCACCGACAACGCCGAGGACAAAAATGGCGAAGTCATCTTCACGCTGCGCGGTAACCGCATCGACGGCCGCTACGCGCTGATCCAGACCGAGGGCAAGAACTGGCTCGCCCACCGGATGAAGGACCAGAAGTCGGCAACACCCGAGCCGCAGGATTTCGCACCGATGTTGGCCACCGAGGGCTCGGTCGACAAACTCAAGGCCACGCAATGGGCGTTCGAGGGCAAGTGGGACGGCTACCGGGTGCTGGTCGAGGCCGACCACGGCCGCCTGCAACTGCGTTCGCGCCGCGGGCGCGATGTCACCGGCGAATACCCGCAATTGCGGGCCCTGGCAGCCGATCTCGCCGACCACCATGTGGTGCTCGACGGTGAGGCGGTGGCCCTCGACGAATCCGGGGTGCCCAGCTTCGGTGAGATGCAGAACCGGGCAAGATCCACCCGAGTCGAGTACTGGGCCTTCGACATCCTGTGGCTCGACGGCCGGTCGTTGTTGCGTGCCAAGTACTCCGACCGGCGAAAGGTGTTGGAGGCGTTGGCCGCCGGTGGCGGGCTGATCGTGCCCGCGCCGCTGCCCGGCGACGGACCCGAGGCCATGGAGCATGCCCGCCGACAACGGTTCGAGGGCGTGATCGCCAAGAAACGCGATTCGACCTACCAGCCGGGCCGCCGGTCGGCGTCCTGGATCAAGGACAAGATCTGGAACACCCAGGAGGCCGTGATCGGCGGCTGGCGTCAGGGCGAGGGTGGACGCAGCAGCGGGATCGGGGCCCTGCTGCTCGGCGTGCCCGGCCCCGACGGCCTGCAGTTCGCCGGCCGGGTCGGTACCGGTTTCACCGAGAAGGAGTTGACCAAGCTCAAGGGCATGCTGGCCCCGCTGCACACCGACGAATCACCCTTCGACAAGCCGCTGCCGAAGCTCGATGCCAAAGGGGTCACCTTTGTGCGACCCGAGCTGGTGGGGGAGGTGCGCTACAGCGAGCGCACCTCGGATCATCGTCTGCGCCAACCGAGCTGGCGTGGCCTGCGGCCGGACAAGACGCCGGATGAAGTGGTGTGGGAGTCAGGGAACTAG
- a CDS encoding ABC transporter ATP-binding protein, with translation MAAITYRNASCIYEGSDRLAVDSLNLDIADGEFVVLVGPSGSGKSTALRMLAGLEDIDEGSIEIGGKDMVGVPSKDRDIAMVFQNYALYPTKTVAENMGFALKLRGVPAAERRRKVEEAAKLLDLEQFLDRKPAKLSGGQRQRVAMGRAIVREPQVFCMDEPLSNLDAKLRVQTRTQIAALQRRLGTTTVYVTHDQVEAMTMGDRVAVLRNGKLQQFASPAELYNKPANAFVAGFIGSPAMNLVTGPIVSDGVRIGDDATLRLERDQLTLLHDAGLEQVTVGVRPEHLQVSDGGGIDVVIDLIEDLGSEIYLYTHAGPDVQIVARALSRGPVKLADSVELRKTPDGVVHMFHPDTGERIG, from the coding sequence ATGGCTGCAATCACCTACCGGAACGCCTCGTGCATCTACGAAGGCTCGGACCGCCTGGCGGTCGACTCGCTGAACCTCGACATCGCCGACGGTGAGTTCGTGGTGCTCGTCGGGCCGTCCGGCTCGGGTAAGAGCACCGCGCTGCGCATGCTGGCCGGTCTGGAGGACATCGACGAGGGCAGCATCGAGATCGGTGGCAAGGACATGGTCGGCGTGCCGTCCAAAGACCGCGACATCGCGATGGTGTTCCAGAACTACGCGCTGTACCCGACCAAAACCGTTGCCGAGAACATGGGTTTCGCGCTCAAGCTGCGCGGAGTTCCGGCGGCCGAACGGCGGCGCAAGGTGGAGGAGGCGGCCAAACTGCTCGACCTCGAGCAGTTTCTGGACCGCAAGCCCGCCAAGCTGTCGGGTGGGCAGCGCCAGCGCGTCGCGATGGGCCGCGCGATCGTCCGGGAGCCGCAGGTGTTCTGCATGGACGAGCCGCTGTCCAACCTGGACGCCAAACTGCGGGTGCAGACCCGCACCCAGATCGCCGCGCTGCAACGCCGGCTCGGGACCACCACGGTCTACGTCACGCACGACCAGGTGGAGGCGATGACGATGGGGGATCGGGTCGCGGTGCTGCGCAACGGCAAGTTGCAGCAGTTCGCCTCCCCGGCCGAGCTCTACAACAAACCGGCCAACGCGTTCGTCGCAGGATTCATCGGGTCTCCGGCGATGAACCTGGTGACCGGGCCGATCGTCAGCGACGGTGTGCGGATCGGCGACGATGCCACCCTCCGGCTCGAGCGGGACCAGCTGACCCTGCTGCACGACGCCGGGCTCGAGCAGGTCACCGTCGGCGTGCGGCCGGAACACCTCCAGGTGTCCGACGGCGGCGGAATCGACGTCGTCATCGACCTGATCGAGGATCTGGGCAGCGAGATCTACCTGTACACCCACGCCGGGCCGGACGTCCAGATCGTCGCCCGTGCGCTGTCGCGTGGCCCGGTCAAGTTGGCCGACAGCGTCGAACTCCGCAAGACGCCGGACGGTGTGGTGCACATGTTCCACCCCGACACCGGGGAGCGGATCGGCTAG
- a CDS encoding carbohydrate ABC transporter permease: MSTVTTTTDTAVKPAKVKRRKFDPWGAVAWLVGLWFFFPVFWMVLTAFKQEVDAYTTTPKLFFVPTLDEFRAVFAQGVGTSLLNSLFATTVSTILVLALGIPAAFALSLRPVRKTKDALFFFMSTKMLPIVAAIIPMYVIVSNIGLLDNIWALIILYTAMNLPIAVWMMRSFFLEVPGELLEAASLDGASTWRSVREVILPLVSPGIAATALICVIFAWNEFFFAVNLTAVQAQTMPVFLVGFIAGEGLYWAKLCAAATMAALPVVLAGWIAQNKLVRGLSFGAIK, encoded by the coding sequence ATGAGCACCGTCACGACGACGACCGACACCGCGGTGAAGCCGGCAAAGGTCAAGCGCCGCAAGTTCGATCCGTGGGGTGCGGTGGCCTGGCTGGTGGGCCTGTGGTTCTTCTTCCCGGTGTTCTGGATGGTGTTGACCGCGTTCAAGCAGGAGGTCGACGCCTACACCACCACGCCGAAGCTGTTCTTCGTCCCGACCCTCGACGAGTTCAGGGCAGTGTTCGCCCAGGGCGTCGGCACCAGCTTGCTGAACTCGCTGTTCGCCACCACGGTGTCGACGATCCTGGTGCTGGCCCTCGGTATTCCGGCCGCGTTCGCGTTGTCGCTGCGCCCGGTGCGCAAGACCAAGGATGCCTTGTTCTTCTTCATGAGCACCAAGATGTTGCCGATCGTCGCCGCGATCATCCCGATGTACGTGATCGTGTCGAACATCGGTCTGCTGGACAACATCTGGGCACTGATCATCCTGTACACGGCGATGAACCTGCCGATCGCGGTGTGGATGATGCGGTCCTTCTTCCTGGAGGTGCCCGGTGAACTCTTGGAGGCCGCGAGCCTGGACGGCGCCAGCACCTGGCGTTCCGTGCGTGAGGTGATCCTGCCGCTGGTGTCGCCGGGCATCGCGGCGACCGCGCTCATCTGCGTGATCTTCGCCTGGAACGAGTTCTTCTTCGCGGTGAACCTCACTGCGGTGCAAGCCCAGACCATGCCGGTGTTCCTGGTCGGCTTCATCGCCGGCGAAGGCCTGTACTGGGCCAAGTTGTGCGCAGCGGCGACCATGGCCGCCCTGCCGGTGGTGCTGGCGGGCTGGATAGCGCAGAACAAGCTGGTTCGTGGACTGTCCTTCGGCGCGATCAAATAG
- a CDS encoding carbohydrate ABC transporter permease, with protein sequence MTTTEAQAQAAAEAEHVARIKQKQDPGVSRAEGWRRRGPLLPALIFMIVVTQIPFLFTLYYSTLSWNLVRPGSREFVGLQNYLDVIGDSTFWQVAINTVLIIVATVLISVVLGLILALLLDRAFLGRGVVRTLLITPFLVTPVAGALMWKTAMLDPVFGIVNWVLSPFGVEHVDWVSSFPRAAIILALVWQWTPFMMLLILAGLQSMPRDILEAGRVDGATPLQLFRELTLPHLRRFIELGTVLGAIYLVNTFDQIYMMTQGGPGTASANLPFYIYQRAFLGFDIGQAAAMGVIVVIFTMIIASFALRLIFKSFTGNEEAA encoded by the coding sequence ATGACAACCACCGAGGCGCAGGCCCAGGCAGCGGCCGAGGCCGAACACGTCGCACGCATCAAACAGAAGCAGGACCCCGGGGTTTCGCGCGCGGAAGGATGGCGCCGTCGCGGGCCGCTGCTGCCGGCGCTCATCTTCATGATCGTCGTCACCCAGATTCCGTTCCTGTTCACGCTGTACTACTCCACGCTGTCGTGGAATCTGGTTCGTCCGGGTTCCCGCGAGTTCGTCGGACTGCAGAACTACCTCGACGTGATCGGGGACAGCACCTTCTGGCAGGTGGCGATCAACACCGTGCTGATCATCGTCGCCACGGTGCTGATCTCGGTGGTGCTCGGACTGATCCTGGCGCTGCTGCTCGACCGGGCATTCCTGGGGCGGGGCGTGGTTCGCACCCTGCTCATCACGCCATTCCTGGTGACCCCGGTGGCCGGCGCGCTGATGTGGAAGACCGCAATGCTCGACCCGGTGTTCGGCATCGTGAACTGGGTGCTGTCCCCGTTCGGCGTCGAGCACGTCGACTGGGTCAGCAGCTTCCCGCGCGCCGCGATCATTCTGGCCCTGGTGTGGCAGTGGACCCCGTTCATGATGTTGCTGATCCTCGCCGGCCTGCAGTCCATGCCGCGGGACATCCTGGAGGCCGGCCGAGTCGACGGTGCCACGCCGCTGCAGCTGTTCCGTGAGCTGACGCTGCCGCACCTGCGCCGTTTCATCGAACTCGGCACCGTGCTGGGCGCGATCTATCTGGTCAACACGTTCGACCAGATCTACATGATGACCCAGGGCGGTCCGGGGACGGCGAGCGCGAACCTGCCGTTCTACATCTACCAACGCGCCTTCCTGGGCTTCGACATCGGGCAGGCCGCGGCGATGGGCGTCATCGTCGTGATCTTCACGATGATCATCGCGAGCTTCGCACTGCGATTGATCTTCAAATCGTTCACCGGCAACGAGGAGGCGGCCTGA
- a CDS encoding sugar ABC transporter substrate-binding protein, with the protein MRTIKRLATCLAAGALVMTAGCAGAGTLGATDQTVTIAMVSNSQMTDARDLADRFEAANPDIKLRFVTLSENQARAKITASTAMGGGEFDVVMISNYEAPQWAENGWLVNLSEHARNTPGYDEDDFIPSLRESLSYQGSMYAVPFYGESSFLMYRKDLFEQAGIAMPRNPTWQQVADAAAKLDKPGEMVGICLRGKPGWGEVLAPLDTVINTFGGRWYDEQWNAQLTSPEVQKAVNFYVDLVRSHGEPGAATSGFGECATQFAQGRAAMWYDATSAVSVLEDPASSNVVGEVGYAMAPMVEKPNSGWLYTWALGIPKSSDKPDAAWRFISWMTDKNYIRLVGEELGWARVPPGSRLSTYEIPEYQEASQAFGKVTLDSIEGATPARPTVQPVPYTGVQFLAIPEFQDLGTRVSQQISAAIAGQKSVADALEQSQQYAEVVGRTYQEKP; encoded by the coding sequence ATGCGAACAATCAAGAGACTGGCAACCTGCCTCGCCGCGGGCGCACTGGTCATGACCGCCGGCTGCGCAGGTGCCGGAACCCTCGGTGCCACCGATCAGACGGTGACGATCGCGATGGTGTCGAACTCGCAGATGACCGACGCCCGCGACCTGGCCGACCGGTTCGAGGCGGCCAACCCGGACATCAAACTCCGGTTCGTCACCCTGTCGGAGAACCAGGCCCGGGCCAAGATCACCGCCTCCACCGCGATGGGCGGCGGCGAGTTCGACGTGGTGATGATCAGCAACTACGAAGCCCCCCAGTGGGCCGAAAACGGCTGGCTGGTCAACCTTTCCGAGCACGCCCGCAACACTCCCGGCTACGACGAGGACGATTTCATCCCGTCGCTGCGAGAATCTTTGTCCTATCAGGGCAGCATGTACGCCGTCCCGTTCTATGGCGAATCCTCGTTCCTGATGTACCGCAAGGACCTGTTCGAGCAGGCCGGGATCGCGATGCCGCGCAATCCCACCTGGCAGCAGGTCGCCGATGCGGCCGCCAAGCTCGACAAGCCGGGGGAGATGGTCGGGATCTGCCTGCGCGGCAAGCCCGGATGGGGTGAGGTGCTGGCCCCGCTGGACACCGTGATCAACACGTTCGGCGGGCGCTGGTACGACGAGCAGTGGAATGCCCAGCTCACCAGCCCCGAGGTGCAGAAGGCGGTCAACTTCTACGTCGACCTGGTCCGCAGTCACGGTGAACCCGGCGCGGCGACAAGTGGTTTCGGTGAATGCGCGACACAGTTCGCCCAGGGGCGCGCCGCGATGTGGTACGACGCCACCTCCGCAGTGTCGGTTCTGGAGGACCCGGCGTCGTCCAACGTGGTCGGCGAGGTCGGTTACGCGATGGCACCCATGGTGGAAAAGCCCAACTCGGGGTGGCTCTACACCTGGGCCCTTGGCATTCCCAAGAGCAGCGACAAACCCGATGCGGCATGGAGATTCATCTCCTGGATGACGGACAAGAACTACATCAGGCTGGTCGGCGAGGAACTCGGCTGGGCGCGGGTGCCGCCGGGCAGTCGGCTCTCCACTTACGAGATCCCCGAATACCAGGAAGCCTCACAGGCATTCGGCAAGGTCACCCTCGATTCGATCGAAGGAGCCACACCGGCCAGGCCGACCGTCCAGCCCGTGCCCTATACCGGCGTGCAGTTCCTGGCCATCCCGGAGTTCCAGGATCTCGGCACCCGGGTCAGTCAACAGATCAGCGCGGCGATCGCGGGTCAGAAGTCGGTGGCCGACGCGCTTGAACAGTCTCAGCAGTATGCGGAAGTCGTCGGTCGGACCTACCAGGAGAAGCCATGA
- a CDS encoding sugar-binding transcriptional regulator: MTSPTPEDLRLALRAATLYYLDGLTQADIASRLGVSRPTAGRLVARAKANGLVRIEVVVPPDLREDFHADEERELERRFGLTEAVVAANAGRAGAALLMRRLGADDVLGFTWGPEQVGVASALSPGVASCRAVVQLDGAMSTAAYQTGTEIILTRCADTLRAETFRLPAPLYADPATVVSMRGDSVISRTLDAGRRADVMLFGVGAVSTSTTLFEGSFLDIGMIDQLVSLGAVGEIGGRFFNANGEPVHDELQQRAMSVPLEDIRTCDRTLLVSGGEGKYHAILGALRGKLARLLVCDIECARWLLAQ; the protein is encoded by the coding sequence GTGACCTCACCGACGCCCGAGGATCTGCGTCTCGCGCTGCGCGCGGCGACGCTGTATTATCTCGACGGCCTCACCCAGGCCGATATCGCGTCGCGGCTGGGGGTCTCCCGTCCGACCGCGGGACGGCTGGTCGCCCGGGCCAAGGCGAACGGGCTGGTCCGTATCGAGGTGGTGGTGCCGCCGGACCTGCGTGAGGATTTCCATGCCGACGAGGAGCGGGAGCTGGAGCGGCGGTTCGGATTGACCGAGGCCGTCGTCGCCGCAAATGCCGGCCGGGCCGGCGCCGCGCTCCTGATGCGGCGACTCGGCGCTGACGATGTGCTCGGATTCACCTGGGGCCCAGAGCAGGTCGGGGTGGCGTCGGCGCTCTCGCCGGGGGTGGCGAGCTGCCGCGCGGTCGTACAGCTCGACGGCGCCATGTCGACCGCGGCCTACCAGACCGGCACCGAGATCATCTTGACGCGCTGCGCGGACACCTTGCGGGCCGAGACCTTCCGACTTCCCGCGCCCCTCTACGCCGACCCGGCCACGGTCGTCTCCATGCGAGGGGACTCGGTGATCTCCCGGACCCTGGACGCCGGCAGGCGGGCCGACGTGATGCTGTTCGGGGTGGGCGCCGTCTCGACGTCGACGACGCTGTTCGAGGGCAGTTTCCTCGACATCGGCATGATCGACCAGCTGGTGTCGCTGGGCGCGGTCGGCGAGATCGGCGGCCGCTTCTTCAATGCGAACGGCGAGCCGGTGCACGACGAACTGCAGCAGCGCGCCATGTCCGTCCCGCTGGAGGACATCCGCACCTGTGACCGCACCCTCCTGGTGTCCGGCGGGGAAGGCAAGTATCACGCGATTCTCGGCGCCCTGCGCGGCAAGCTGGCGCGCCTGTTGGTATGCGACATCGAGTGCGCCCGTTGGCTGTTGGCGCAGTGA